A genomic segment from Garra rufa chromosome 5, GarRuf1.0, whole genome shotgun sequence encodes:
- the snx18a gene encoding sorting nexin-18a yields MALRARALYDFNSENPGEISVKEQEIVTLYSEQDIDGWLEGTNSRGERGLLPASYVEILRNDTVSSFNNNSRYANIPTSGFDFKNQTQQSYNTAAPASSLTAYPALPQQQQQQHPGTTASDDDWDDDWDDHSSVADEPGVVGGGYRNYEGNGPSGYSISTSSMPRGSQQAKSSATVSRNLNRFSTFVKSGGEAFVLGEASGFVKDGDKICVVMGQYGPEWQENPYPFACTIDDPTKQTKFKGMKSYISYKLTPTHTQSQVNRRYKHFDWLYARLVEKFPVISVPHIPEKQATGRFEEDFISKRRRGLIWWMNHMTTHPVLARCDVFQHFLTCSSTDEKSWKQGKRKAEKDEMVGANFFLTISTPAAPLDLQDVESRIDGFKAFTKKMDDSVIQVNATLNEFARKQIAGFKKEYQKVGQSFKYLSQAFEIDQQAYSVGLNQAIAYTGDAYEAIGDYFVEQPKQDVDPLMDLLALYQGHLTNYPDIIHVQKGALTKVKDSQKHVEEGKMESQQADGIKERCNIISFATLAEIQHFHQTRVRDFKSQMQHYLQQQISFFQKVTGKLEEALQKYDNA; encoded by the exons ATGGCTTTGCGAGCGAGAGCTCTGTATGACTTTAATTCAGAAAACCCAGGAGAGATATCGGTGAAAGAACAGGAGATTGTAACTCTGTACAGCGAGCAGGACATTGACGGCTGGCTGGAGGGGACGAACAGCAGAGGGGAAAGAGGGCTCCTGCCTGCGTCCTACGTGGAGATATTGAGGAATGACACCGTCTCCTCTTTTAACAACAACTCTCGATATGCCAACATTCCCACTAGTGGTTTTGACTTCAAAAATCAGACTCAACAGAGCTACAACACAGCTGCACCAGCATCCAGCCTCACAGCCTACCCTGCACTAcctcagcaacaacaacaacaacatccagGGACAACagccagtgatgatgattgggaTGATGACTGGGACGATCACTCGTCCGTAGCTGACGAACCAGGGGTTGTCGGAGGAGGATATAGGAATTATGAAGGAAACGGACCATCTGGTTACAGCATCTCCACCTCCTCCATGCCTAGAGGTTCACAGCAAGCCAAAAGTTCAGCTACGGTCAGCAGAAATCTCAACAGGTTTTCCACTTTCGTGAAGTCAGGCGGTGAGGCGTTCGTGCTGGGGGAAGCATCCGGGTTTGTGAAGGATGGGGATAAAATCTGTGTGGTGATGGGTCAGTACGGTCCGGAGTGGCAGGAGAACCCGTACCCGTTCGCTTGCACTATTGACGACCCGACCAAGCAGACGAAATTCAAAGGCATGAAAAGTTACATTTCCTACAAGCTGACGCCGACCCACACGCAGAGCCAGGTCAACAGAAGATATAAGCATTTCGATTGGCTCTACGCCAGATTAGTGGAGAAATTTCCTGTCATTTCAGTTCCGCACATTCCTGAAAAACAAGCCACCGGTCGCTTCGAAGAAGACTTCATTTCGAAAAGGAGAAGAGGGCTGATATGGTGGATGAATCATATGACCACCCACCCTGTTCTAGCCCGTTGTGATGTTTTCCAGCACTTCCTCACCTGCTCCAGCACGGATGAAAAGTCTTGGAAGCAAGGGAAGAGGAAAGCTGAGAAGGACGAGATGGTTGGTGCCAACTTCTTCCTCACCATTAGCACTCCAGCAGCCCCTCTTGACTTGCAAGACGTTGAAAGCAGGATTGATGGATTCAAGGCCTTCACCAAGAAAATGGATGACAGCGTCATCCAAGTCAATGCCACGCTTAACGAGTTTGCGAGAAAGCAGATAGCCGGGTTTAAGAAAGAGTATCAGAAAGTGGGACAATCTTTCAAGTATCTAAGTCAAGCCTTCGAGATTGACCAGCAGGCATACTCGGTCGGCTTAAACCAAGCAATTGCGTACACGGGAGACGCCTACGAAGCTATTGGAGACTACTTTGTGGAGCAGCCTAAACAAGATGTGGACCCTTTGATGGATTTGTTAGCCTTGTACCAAGGACACCTTACCAACTACCCCGATATCATCCATGTACAGAAAG GTGCTCTGACGAAGGTGAAGGACAGCCAGAAGCACGTAGAGGAAGGCAAGATGGAGAGCCAGCAGGCAGATGGGATCAAGGAACGCTGCAACATCATCTCTTTCGCCACACTGGCCGAGATCCAGCACTTCCATCAGACTCGAGTCCGGGACTTCAAGTCCCAGATGCAACATTACCTACAGCAGCAGATCAGCTTCTTCCAGAAGGTCACAGGCAAGCTAGAGGAGGCACTGCAGAAGTATGACAATGCCTAA